The Streptomyces sp. Mut1 genome window below encodes:
- a CDS encoding glutaredoxin domain-containing protein: protein MTRAWLLPMVFFVCGCAVATGSFRSGHIAEGATIAAAFTLLAYLNSPLIFPRSLGAREAQRRSALDGRPVVFWRPGCAYCLRLRFRLGHRARQLHWVDIWRDPEGAAVVRAANDGNETVPTVVVAGTPHTNPDPAWVRDQLAPSARRDRNAGG, encoded by the coding sequence ATGACGCGTGCCTGGTTGTTGCCGATGGTGTTCTTCGTCTGCGGCTGCGCCGTCGCGACCGGGTCGTTCCGCAGCGGACACATCGCCGAGGGCGCCACCATCGCGGCGGCCTTCACGCTGCTCGCGTACCTGAACTCGCCCCTGATCTTTCCCAGGTCGCTCGGCGCGCGGGAGGCACAACGCCGCAGCGCGCTCGACGGCCGCCCGGTCGTCTTCTGGCGCCCGGGTTGCGCGTACTGCCTGCGCCTGCGCTTCCGGCTCGGCCACCGTGCCCGCCAACTGCACTGGGTCGACATCTGGCGCGACCCGGAGGGTGCGGCGGTGGTGAGGGCGGCCAACGACGGCAACGAAACGGTCCCGACCGTCGTCGTGGCGGGCACACCCCACACCAACCCGGACCCGGCATGGGTACGCGACCAGCTGGCCCCCTCCGCACGACGGGACCGCAACGCAGGAGGCTGA
- a CDS encoding DUF3626 domain-containing protein gives MSLPSSIRTPQRRALDHVASLASGPRADPALRVTLNFHPDRPVRGVPILESMARTGSYCSQFVTGTSNGGLTAYPGGDRWRWESRIFAGAYDTALAHERPVYGALNFRRQPAGGAPRFGSAHFRLGVETLERTTFCYPDSFLEPVDFGVVSRMGLVGLALAGRQDALDDYIEAQVHGPVRPDCHVEALVLDPCYRDTAVEAAARRLGCPVEWHPGFRLTVGELRRHPGYRGQEYVDLGTAIAVDGVLDPRVIGAAARTGRFDAQAVKKVWHYVARFGRVWCA, from the coding sequence ATGAGTCTCCCCTCCTCCATCCGGACACCGCAGCGGCGGGCCCTGGACCACGTCGCCTCGCTGGCATCGGGCCCTCGGGCGGACCCCGCGCTTCGGGTGACCCTCAACTTCCACCCGGACCGTCCGGTGCGTGGCGTGCCGATCCTGGAGTCGATGGCCCGAACCGGCTCCTACTGCTCGCAGTTCGTCACCGGAACCAGCAACGGCGGCCTGACCGCGTACCCGGGCGGTGACCGGTGGCGCTGGGAGAGCCGGATCTTCGCCGGGGCGTACGACACGGCACTCGCCCACGAGCGGCCTGTCTACGGAGCGTTGAACTTCCGCCGGCAGCCGGCCGGTGGGGCGCCGCGGTTCGGTTCGGCGCACTTCCGGCTGGGCGTCGAGACGCTGGAGCGCACCACGTTCTGCTACCCCGACAGCTTCCTTGAGCCAGTGGATTTCGGGGTCGTCTCCCGCATGGGGCTCGTCGGCCTCGCCCTGGCCGGCCGTCAGGACGCCCTGGACGACTACATCGAGGCGCAGGTGCACGGGCCGGTCCGCCCGGACTGCCATGTGGAGGCGCTGGTGCTGGACCCCTGCTACCGGGACACGGCCGTCGAGGCCGCCGCCCGGCGCCTCGGCTGCCCCGTGGAGTGGCATCCGGGATTCCGGCTCACGGTCGGGGAACTGCGCCGTCACCCGGGGTACCGCGGTCAGGAGTACGTCGACCTGGGCACGGCGATCGCCGTCGATGGTGTGCTCGACCCCCGCGTCATCGGGGCGGCGGCCCGCACGGGGCGTTTCGACGCCCAGGCGGTCAAGAAGGTGTGGCACTACGTGGCACGGTTCGGCCGGGTGTGGTGCGCGTAG
- the rph gene encoding rifamycin-inactivating phosphotransferase has product MSEPYVVDLHEAGEERIAVVGGKGAHLGALSRIEAVRVPDGFCVTTEGFWRVVAAEPSVAARLGQLARLDADDREAVRGLSAEIRRTIEGLALPGDLTAAVTDALARHGGRAAYAVRSSATAEDLPTASFAGQQDTYLNVIGAEQVLRHISRCWASLFTERAVTYRQRNGIDHRTVRMAVVVQHMVFPEASGILFTADPVTGNRKVSTVDAGFGLGEALVSGLVNPDVFRVRGDEIIDKSVVAKRRAVRALPAGGTREVPIGPEQQEQPALTDEQVVRLVRLGRRIEAHFGSPQDIEWCLADGEFRIVQSRPVTTLFPVPEADDEENHVYVSVGHQQMMTDAMMPLGLSLWQLTAMVPMHAAGGRLFVDVTARLASPASRAGLLDLMGKGDPLVRDALETVIGRAGFLPSLPDAAPGGRPTGGASPVPVETDPAVVRELIRRSEESVAALERGIRARSGPALFDFLLEAFDEHKRVLSDPLSIQAIMAGMEATWWLNDKLWEWLGEKNAADTLTLSAPGNVTSEMGLALLDVADAVRPCPQVVAYLRGVGDDDGFLDGLAKVAGGAGARDAIEAYLDRYGMRCVGEIDITRPRWRERPSALVPVVLDNVRMFEPGAAGRRFEEGRQRALAKERDVLSRLRALPDGERKADETKRMIDRVRTFIGYREYPKYGIVSRYFVYKQALMREAGRLVRDGVLAEKEDVFALTFEEFRDVVRANEVDARLVRGRKEAFRAYCSLTPPRVLTSEGDAVNGAYRQRDDVPDGALTGLPVSAGTVEGRARVVLDVAQADLEAGDILVTTFTDPSWSPLFVGIAGLVTEVGGLMTHGAVIAREYGLPAVVGVERATRLIRDGQRIRVHGTDGYVELLS; this is encoded by the coding sequence ATGAGTGAGCCGTACGTGGTGGATCTTCACGAGGCCGGCGAGGAGCGGATCGCGGTCGTCGGCGGCAAGGGCGCGCATCTGGGGGCGCTGTCGCGGATCGAGGCGGTCCGTGTGCCGGACGGGTTCTGCGTGACGACGGAGGGCTTCTGGCGGGTGGTCGCCGCGGAGCCGTCCGTCGCCGCGCGGCTCGGTCAGCTGGCGCGGTTGGACGCGGACGACCGGGAGGCGGTCCGCGGGCTCAGCGCGGAGATCCGCCGGACCATCGAGGGCCTCGCCCTGCCGGGCGATCTCACGGCGGCCGTCACGGACGCGCTGGCCCGGCACGGAGGGCGGGCCGCCTACGCCGTACGGTCCAGCGCGACGGCGGAGGATCTGCCGACGGCGTCCTTCGCCGGCCAGCAGGACACGTATCTGAACGTCATCGGGGCGGAGCAGGTCCTGCGGCACATCAGCCGGTGCTGGGCCTCGCTGTTCACCGAGCGGGCCGTGACCTACCGGCAGCGCAACGGCATCGACCACCGCACGGTCCGGATGGCCGTGGTCGTGCAGCACATGGTGTTCCCGGAGGCGTCCGGCATTCTGTTCACGGCCGACCCCGTCACGGGAAACCGGAAGGTCTCCACGGTGGACGCCGGTTTCGGGCTGGGCGAGGCACTGGTGTCCGGTCTGGTGAACCCGGATGTCTTCAGGGTGCGCGGCGACGAGATCATCGACAAGTCGGTCGTGGCCAAGCGGCGGGCCGTGCGGGCCCTGCCGGCGGGCGGTACGCGGGAGGTGCCGATCGGCCCGGAGCAGCAGGAGCAGCCGGCGCTGACGGATGAGCAGGTGGTGCGGCTCGTGAGGCTCGGGCGGCGGATCGAGGCGCACTTCGGCAGCCCGCAGGACATCGAGTGGTGCCTGGCCGACGGCGAATTCCGGATCGTTCAGAGCCGGCCGGTCACCACGCTCTTCCCCGTTCCCGAGGCGGACGACGAGGAGAACCACGTCTACGTGTCCGTCGGACATCAGCAGATGATGACCGATGCCATGATGCCCCTGGGGCTCTCCCTGTGGCAGCTGACCGCCATGGTGCCGATGCACGCGGCGGGCGGGAGACTGTTCGTCGATGTCACGGCGCGCCTGGCCTCGCCGGCGAGCCGTGCCGGGCTCCTGGACCTCATGGGGAAGGGCGATCCACTGGTCAGGGACGCTCTGGAGACCGTCATCGGGCGCGCCGGATTCCTGCCGTCGCTCCCGGACGCCGCTCCCGGTGGGCGGCCCACCGGTGGGGCCTCCCCGGTGCCGGTCGAGACGGACCCGGCGGTCGTGCGCGAGCTGATCCGGCGCAGCGAGGAGTCCGTCGCCGCCCTGGAGCGGGGTATCCGGGCGCGGTCCGGTCCGGCGTTGTTCGATTTCCTGCTGGAGGCCTTCGACGAGCACAAACGCGTCCTGAGCGATCCGCTGAGCATTCAGGCGATCATGGCGGGGATGGAGGCCACGTGGTGGCTCAACGACAAGCTGTGGGAGTGGCTGGGCGAGAAGAACGCGGCCGACACGCTCACGCTGTCCGCGCCCGGCAACGTGACGTCCGAGATGGGGCTCGCGCTGCTGGATGTGGCGGATGCGGTGCGACCGTGTCCACAGGTGGTGGCGTATCTGCGGGGCGTCGGGGACGACGACGGCTTTCTCGACGGGCTCGCGAAGGTCGCGGGCGGGGCCGGGGCGCGGGACGCCATCGAGGCGTACCTGGACCGGTACGGCATGCGGTGTGTCGGCGAGATCGACATCACGAGGCCGCGGTGGCGTGAGCGCCCTTCCGCGCTGGTGCCCGTGGTCCTCGACAACGTGCGGATGTTCGAGCCGGGTGCCGCGGGGCGGCGCTTCGAGGAGGGGCGGCAGCGGGCTCTGGCGAAGGAGCGGGATGTGCTGTCCCGGTTGCGGGCCCTCCCGGACGGGGAGCGGAAGGCCGATGAGACCAAGCGGATGATCGACCGGGTCCGCACCTTCATCGGGTACCGGGAGTATCCGAAGTACGGCATCGTCAGCCGCTACTTCGTCTACAAGCAGGCCCTGATGCGGGAGGCCGGGCGGCTGGTGCGGGACGGGGTGCTCGCCGAGAAGGAGGACGTCTTCGCGCTCACTTTCGAGGAGTTCCGGGATGTCGTGCGCGCGAACGAGGTGGACGCGCGGCTCGTCCGGGGGCGCAAGGAGGCGTTCCGGGCGTACTGCTCGCTCACGCCGCCGCGGGTGCTGACGTCGGAGGGGGACGCCGTCAACGGGGCGTACCGGCAGCGGGACGATGTGCCGGACGGTGCGCTGACGGGTCTGCCGGTTTCCGCCGGGACCGTCGAGGGACGGGCGCGCGTCGTCCTCGATGTGGCCCAGGCGGATCTGGAGGCGGGCGACATCCTGGTCACGACGTTCACGGACCCCAGCTGGTCGCCGCTGTTCGTCGGCATCGCGGGGCTGGTGACGGAGGTGGGCGGCCTGATGACACATGGTGCGGTGATCGCCCGGGAGTACGGTCTGCCGGCTGTCGTGGGTGTGGAGAGGGCGACCCGGCTGATCCGGGACGGGCAGCGTATTCGTGTGCACGGAACGGACGGGTACGTCGAACTCCTGTCGTGA
- a CDS encoding NAD-dependent protein deacetylase codes for MRMRPTLSWTPSAGLPPATTDPAPVVEALRAGGVLVLSGAGISTESGIPDYRGEGGSLSRHTPMTYQDFTAGPQARRRYWARSHLGWKTFRRARPNAGHRAVAAFGRGRLLSGVITQNVDGLHQAAGSEDVVELHGGLDRVVCLSCETFVSRGEVARRLEEANPGFEPVAATVNPDGDADLTDEQVGDFRVVPCAVCGGVLKPDVVFFGETVPAARVEHCRELIDGATSLLVLGSSLTVMSGLRFVRQAAGAGKPVFIVNREPTRGDDRAVTRISLPLGQALGTVAGLLGIAVEDTEAAARPGGGEGCVSA; via the coding sequence ATGCGCATGCGCCCCACTCTGAGCTGGACTCCCTCCGCCGGCCTGCCACCCGCCACCACCGATCCGGCCCCCGTCGTCGAAGCGCTCCGGGCCGGCGGTGTGCTGGTGCTGAGCGGGGCGGGCATCTCGACGGAGTCCGGCATCCCGGACTACCGGGGCGAGGGTGGCAGCCTGAGCCGGCACACTCCGATGACGTACCAGGACTTCACCGCCGGGCCTCAGGCCCGGCGCCGCTACTGGGCACGCAGTCACCTCGGCTGGAAGACCTTCCGGCGGGCGCGCCCGAACGCCGGGCACCGGGCCGTGGCCGCGTTCGGGCGCGGCAGGCTGCTCTCGGGGGTGATCACGCAGAACGTCGACGGTCTGCATCAGGCGGCGGGCAGCGAGGATGTCGTGGAACTGCACGGGGGCCTGGACCGGGTCGTCTGTCTTTCCTGCGAAACGTTCGTCTCGCGCGGGGAGGTCGCGCGGCGGCTGGAGGAGGCCAATCCGGGGTTCGAACCGGTGGCCGCAACGGTCAATCCGGACGGCGACGCGGACCTCACCGATGAGCAGGTCGGTGACTTCCGGGTGGTGCCGTGTGCGGTCTGTGGCGGTGTCCTCAAGCCGGATGTGGTGTTCTTCGGCGAAACCGTACCTGCGGCGCGGGTGGAGCACTGCCGGGAACTGATCGACGGGGCGACGTCGCTCCTGGTCCTCGGCTCCTCGCTGACGGTGATGTCCGGGCTCAGGTTCGTCCGGCAGGCCGCTGGGGCCGGAAAGCCGGTGTTCATCGTGAACCGGGAGCCGACCCGGGGCGACGACCGGGCCGTCACGCGGATCTCGCTGCCGCTCGGGCAGGCCCTCGGCACGGTCGCCGGCCTGCTGGGCATCGCCGTCGAGGACACGGAGGCGGCGGCCCGCCCGGGTGGCGGCGAGGGGTGTGTGAGCGCGTGA